The genomic interval TCAATGTCGATGCCCTTGTTGAGTTTGACCAGGCGAAGGGTTTCTTTGATATGCCCCAGTCCCCGCTGACTCAGCACATCGAATTTATTCAACCCGATATCCTCGGCCGTGAACATATCCATCAGTGCGGTGGGGAAACCCTTGGGGGGAAGAAACAGGCTTGTATAGCGAAGGATAGGTTGTTGCGCGATCAGCATACCACAGGGATGGATGGAAGGGTGGGAGGGAAAACCCTGGAGCAGGGCCCCGTATTGGAAGATCCATTTGGCATAACGGTCATGTGTGTGCGGATAACGCTGCAGGGTCTTGATCTCCTCATCCGGCAGGCCAAATACTTTTCCCAGTTGCCGCACGATGGCATCTTGCTTGAAAGTTGGGAAGGAGCCCAGCAGGGCGACATAGGCATGCCCATACCGTTTGAAGAGATAATCCATCACCTCATCGCGGTCGGTCCAGGAGAAATCAATATCAAAATCCGGCGGCGAGGTCCGCTCCGGATTAAGGAACCGTTCGAAATAGAGGTTGAGTTCAATGGGATCGACATCGGTGATGCCGAGGCAATAGGCCACAATGGAATTGGCGCCACTGCCTCTGCCCACATAATAGTAACCCTGTGATTGGGCAAAACGCACCATATCGTGGTTGATCAGGAAATAGGCAGTAAACCCCAGGTCGCTGATCACCTTGAGTTCGTTGTACAGCCTTCTTAACGCTTCCGCATTCTTTAACCCAAAGCGTCTTTTTAATCCTGACAGAGCGAGTTTTTCCAGTAACACTTTATCATCGGCTTCCGAACCACCAAACTGGCGTTTGGTTTTATCGGTATGAAAATTCATGTCCAACCGGCAACTGTCCATCAGTTTGTAGGTATTGGTCACCAGCCAGGGGTATTGCCTGAACTGTTGCAGGAGGTTTTCCGGGGAAATAAATATTTCATCGGGTTGACAACATTCCTCCGGAGGGAGTTTGGAGAGAAGGGTATTCAAATCAATGGCACGCAAGAGCCGGTGGAGATTGTAATGCGCTTTTCCTTGTACCGTCACGGGTTGAAGGATCACGAATTTCTCAGCATGGAGTTTCCAGTCAAGACCAAAAAGTTTGGTGAGTTCGGTGGCCCTTACCCCGATCCGTTCATTGGGGAGTAGCTCACCCGGGTTTTTTCGCCCTAAGGGAAACACGACAAAGCCATCCCAGCTTTCATCAAAAAAGCGATCCGGGTTTTCGGGAAAATCTTTTTTCCCCATCAGGTGTTCCGATAAAAAGCGGTGTATCCAGGTCAGCCCCCGGTCATTTGCCGCGAGCAGGATATACAAGACCTCGCGGCCATTGCGGATCTCCGTTCCGGCAATGGGGTTGATGCCCTGTTCGCGACACAGTTTCACAAATTCCCAGATATCATAGGTGGAGTTGATATTGGTGAGCGCCAGGGCGGTCACGCCTTTCTCCACGGCAGCGCGCACCAGTTCGTCTGTCGAATACGTGCCATATTTAAAGCTGAAATAGGTCTTGCAGTTGAGGTACATAGGGAAGGCTAAACTACTAAAATATTTAGTAATAAATATACTAAATATTTTAGTAGTTGGTTTTCAGCTCAAATGAGGTTGGATGTTGGGTGTTGGATGACGGATGACGGATGACAGATGACGGATGACGGATGACGGATGTTGGATGTTGGATGTTGGAGGTTGGAGGTTGGAGGTTGGAGGTTGGAGGTTTCTTTTCATGCGTCCCATCGGGACGCAGGGTTGGTAACAAAAAAACCTCCAGTACAACTGGAGGTTTTTTGTGCCCGAGATCGGAGTCGAACCGATACATCCTTGCGGACGGCAGATTTTGAGTCTGCTGCGTCTACCAATTCCGCCACCCGGGCGTTTTTGAGCCTGCAATATTACGTCATTCCCGTCAATTGCTCCTTCATACGATCGAGATATTTTTTGCGGTAGTAATACTCTTTTACCTCCATCAATTCTGCTGTGGTTGTAACACCTTCCTGGTATCCTTCAATTATGGATCGGACGGGAGAATATATTTCCTCTTCCAGTGCGGCGATCTGCTTCCGGAGTGCCTCAGGTTCCCCGGCATCCATCAGGGCCTCGTTCAGGTCCATGACCTCCATTAGGAATTCGGGTGACAAGGCATACTTCTCCTCTTCCTCCAACAGCCCTTTTAGCTTCAATACATATTTGATCGTTTCATCAGGGTTTTGAAAGATCCGGTAGGCCTGGTTGAGCTGGGCCGACTTTTC from Chitinophagales bacterium carries:
- a CDS encoding DNA polymerase III subunit alpha, which translates into the protein MYLNCKTYFSFKYGTYSTDELVRAAVEKGVTALALTNINSTYDIWEFVKLCREQGINPIAGTEIRNGREVLYILLAANDRGLTWIHRFLSEHLMGKKDFPENPDRFFDESWDGFVVFPLGRKNPGELLPNERIGVRATELTKLFGLDWKLHAEKFVILQPVTVQGKAHYNLHRLLRAIDLNTLLSKLPPEECCQPDEIFISPENLLQQFRQYPWLVTNTYKLMDSCRLDMNFHTDKTKRQFGGSEADDKVLLEKLALSGLKRRFGLKNAEALRRLYNELKVISDLGFTAYFLINHDMVRFAQSQGYYYVGRGSGANSIVAYCLGITDVDPIELNLYFERFLNPERTSPPDFDIDFSWTDRDEVMDYLFKRYGHAYVALLGSFPTFKQDAIVRQLGKVFGLPDEEIKTLQRYPHTHDRYAKWIFQYGALLQGFPSHPSIHPCGMLIAQQPILRYTSLFLPPKGFPTALMDMFTAEDIGLNKFDVLSQRGLGHIKETLRLVKLNKGIDIDIHDFKRFREDEQIKVQIREANTIGCFYIESPAMRQLLKKLHCDDYITLVAASSIIRPGVAQSGMMREYIYRYHHRDEVKYLHPLFEEHLSETFGVMVFQEDVIKIAHYYGGLSLGKADILRRAMSGKYRSHNHFRQIREEFFLSAKALGRDETLTAEIWRQMESFAGYSFNKAHSASFAVESYMSLYLKTYFPKEFMVAVINNFGGFYSRELYFLELLKTGGQIKAPCVNHSEQYTNIKGDEVYTGFIHIKGLQDKLVEQLLEDRKEHGPYLHLQDFIERVNPGLEQLNTLVSIGAFRFTGKSKKTLLWEANFLQKKHQPVAAGSAPLFQEPPLAFQLPLLEDQRIDDLYDEMEILGFPLSNPFELADADPAAHVPAADLGKHLGKVITVLAYFIARKHVVTKHHDHMFFGTFVDDQLNWIDTVHFPDAAKNYPLHTSGFYRITGKVVEDFGVYSLEVRRMERVAYKKRPYL
- the hscB gene encoding Fe-S protein assembly co-chaperone HscB, with amino-acid sequence MDYFELFELPVSLKPDPVALSGRFFALSRKYHPDYHANASLEDQAGALEKSAQLNQAYRIFQNPDETIKYVLKLKGLLEEEEKYALSPEFLMEVMDLNEALMDAGEPEALRKQIAALEEEIYSPVRSIIEGYQEGVTTTAELMEVKEYYYRKKYLDRMKEQLTGMT